From Carya illinoinensis cultivar Pawnee chromosome 5, C.illinoinensisPawnee_v1, whole genome shotgun sequence, one genomic window encodes:
- the LOC122308966 gene encoding heavy metal-associated isoprenylated plant protein 39-like: MKKVILSVQVFDEKAKQKALMAVSGLQGVDSISMDMKDKKLTVIGDIDPVCIVSKLRKHYPTEILSVGPAKEPEKKKEEPKKEEPKKDEKKKDDVAELVKLYQTYNPYMTQQYYVRSVEEDPNGCVIC, from the exons ATGAAG AAAGTGATCTTGTCAGTGCAAGTGTTTGATGAAAAAGCTAAGCAAAAGGCCTTGATGGCAGTTTCTGGTCTTCAAg GTGTTGATTCAATCTCCATGGACATGAAGGACAAGAAATTGACGGTGATCGGGGATATCGATCCGGTTTGTATAGTAAGCAAGCTGAGGAAGCACTACCCCACAGAGATACTTTCTGTTGGGCCAGCAAAAGAGCccgagaagaagaaggaagaaccGAAGAAAGAAGAGCCTaagaaagatgagaaaaagaaggaCGATGTGGCAGAGCTTGTGAAGCTCTACCAAACCTATAATCCTTACATGACCCAACAATATTATGTGAGAAGCGTAGAGGAGGATCCTAACGGTTGTGTAATTTGTTAA